In bacterium, the following proteins share a genomic window:
- a CDS encoding adenylate/guanylate cyclase domain-containing protein, with protein sequence MVARAWKAAALGLAVGIAGVAASPLRPVLDLEEDTGLGILFKLRGARRPPAEAVVISIDRESSEQLGLPDNPDKWPRSLHARLTDVLAREGARAVSFDLHFIEPRVEKDDAAFAAAMKQARNVLLTEQIRSKDVPLSDGDASAEPVGHSVVRAVPPIDLFADAAVATAPFTLPRIPFKVSRFFTFEPGAGDAPSMPMAMLQVYAAPAFGDFVSLLEKASPALAGQFPGDLAPTIAAGGVPALMKRVRDAFSADPGLARRMRRELRAATALSGDPARRRLIEALVRVYEGSNNRFLDFYGPPRTVTTIPYHEALQIRDGAAGGRTYDLKGKAVFVGLSEALLAERKDSFYTVFSRANGIFIGGVEISATAFDNLLEGSQVTPPSFATYALVVLLWGVALGFLCRYFHVGIAALGTLALGGLYLAAAWLAFKTGNVWYPVAVPLFLQAPAAFVGGVVWGYLDTKKEQERVRKAFEQYLPKNVIDQLLQNLGDVGASAETVYGVCLFTDAEHFTTLSETLDPKQLGAFMNRYYETLFGPVKDHGGVVSNLSGDSMLAIWVSATPDAALRERACLAALDIHRAAGSLHDPAVPQQLRTRIGLHYGDLFLGNIGAMDRYQHTVMGDIVNTASRLEGLNKHLGTRLLVSSDAVDGVGSLLTRALGSFRLKGKTRPIAVHELVCRQSEADARQREGCRAFADGMVAFGKRSWDEAAAAFHRALAVLGDDEPSRFYIALCAQYRDQPPAEPWDGVVRMDSK encoded by the coding sequence GTGGTTGCGCGTGCCTGGAAGGCGGCTGCGCTCGGTCTCGCCGTCGGGATCGCGGGCGTGGCCGCCAGCCCGCTGCGCCCCGTCTTGGATCTCGAGGAGGACACCGGCCTCGGCATCCTGTTCAAGCTGCGGGGGGCGCGGAGGCCGCCCGCGGAGGCGGTGGTCATCAGCATCGACCGCGAGTCCTCCGAGCAGCTCGGCCTCCCCGACAACCCCGACAAGTGGCCCCGCTCGCTGCACGCGCGCCTGACGGACGTGCTGGCGCGCGAGGGGGCCAGGGCCGTCTCCTTCGACCTGCACTTCATCGAGCCGCGCGTCGAGAAGGACGACGCCGCGTTCGCGGCGGCGATGAAGCAGGCCCGCAACGTCCTGCTCACCGAGCAGATCCGCAGCAAGGACGTCCCGCTCTCGGACGGCGACGCGTCGGCGGAGCCCGTCGGCCACAGCGTCGTGCGCGCGGTGCCGCCGATCGACCTGTTCGCCGACGCGGCCGTCGCCACGGCGCCGTTCACCCTGCCGCGCATCCCCTTCAAGGTGAGCCGGTTCTTCACGTTCGAGCCTGGCGCCGGCGACGCCCCCTCGATGCCGATGGCGATGCTCCAGGTCTACGCCGCGCCCGCGTTCGGCGATTTCGTCTCACTGCTCGAGAAGGCGAGCCCGGCGCTCGCGGGCCAGTTTCCCGGCGACCTTGCGCCGACCATCGCCGCGGGGGGCGTTCCCGCCCTCATGAAGCGCGTGCGCGACGCGTTCAGCGCGGACCCGGGCCTGGCCCGGAGGATGCGGCGGGAGCTGCGGGCTGCGACGGCGCTCTCCGGGGACCCCGCACGGCGCCGTCTCATCGAAGCGCTCGTCCGCGTGTACGAAGGCTCGAACAACCGGTTCCTCGACTTCTACGGTCCGCCCCGGACGGTGACCACGATCCCCTACCACGAGGCGCTGCAGATCCGGGACGGCGCCGCCGGGGGGCGGACGTACGATCTCAAGGGCAAGGCGGTGTTCGTCGGCCTCTCGGAGGCGCTGCTCGCGGAGCGCAAGGACAGCTTCTACACCGTATTCTCCCGCGCCAACGGCATCTTCATCGGGGGGGTGGAGATCTCGGCCACGGCGTTCGACAACCTCCTCGAAGGCTCGCAGGTCACGCCGCCCTCGTTCGCGACGTACGCCCTCGTCGTCCTGCTCTGGGGGGTCGCCCTGGGCTTCCTTTGCCGGTACTTCCACGTCGGCATCGCCGCGCTGGGTACCCTCGCACTCGGCGGCCTCTACCTGGCCGCCGCCTGGCTGGCGTTCAAGACGGGGAACGTCTGGTACCCCGTCGCGGTCCCGCTCTTCCTCCAGGCGCCGGCCGCCTTCGTCGGCGGCGTGGTCTGGGGCTACCTCGACACGAAGAAGGAACAGGAGCGGGTCCGCAAGGCGTTCGAGCAGTATCTGCCGAAGAACGTGATCGACCAGCTGCTCCAGAACCTGGGCGACGTCGGGGCGAGCGCGGAGACCGTCTACGGCGTCTGCCTGTTCACGGACGCCGAGCACTTCACCACGCTTTCGGAGACTCTCGACCCAAAGCAGCTCGGCGCCTTCATGAACCGCTACTACGAGACGCTCTTCGGGCCGGTGAAGGACCACGGCGGCGTCGTCTCGAACCTCTCCGGCGACTCGATGCTGGCGATCTGGGTCTCCGCGACGCCGGACGCGGCGCTGCGCGAGCGGGCGTGCCTCGCCGCGCTGGACATCCACAGGGCGGCGGGCAGCCTGCACGACCCCGCCGTGCCGCAGCAGCTGCGCACGCGCATCGGGCTGCACTACGGCGACCTCTTTCTCGGGAACATCGGCGCGATGGACCGCTACCAGCACACCGTGATGGGCGACATCGTCAACACGGCCTCGCGCCTAGAGGGGCTGAACAAGCACCTCGGCACGCGCCTGCTGGTGTCATCGGACGCGGTCGACGGGGTCGGCAGCCTGCTGACACGGGCGCTCGGCTCGTTCCGGCTGAAGGGCAAGACCAGGCCGATCGCGGTCCACGAGCTGGTCTGTCGCCAGTCGGAGGCGGACGCGCGCCAGCGCGAGGGGTGCCGGGCGTTCGCCGACGGGATGGTCGCGTTCGGCAAGCGCTCGTGGGACGAGGCCGCGGCGGCGTTCCACCGCGCGCTGGCGGTCCTGGGTGACGACGAGCCTTCGCGTTTCTATATCGCTCTGTGCGCGCAGTACCGGGACCAGCCGCCCGCCGAGCCGTGGGACGGCGTGGTCCGGATGGACAGCAAGTAG